GATGTATCTAAGCAGacacaattatggtcacaatTATGCCCTCCAGCACAGCTAAAATTAATTACTTTAGTTACTACCTAAGATTGGGTctatcctagctctagcaatttaatgttcactaaatcacttGGTTTCAATTTCATGTAATCTAATAATCActagctacacagaacatgaattcaagcaactaaagaaacaaacataAGCATGTTAGGTAATAATAAGCAATTTACCAACTAATCAAATCCAATAGTCATTAAGCTAAACCATATGtcagaagcttcatctagctaaacaagagttgtTATATTCAGCTACTCATAGTAGCAAATCAacaaacacaaatcaaagtatAAGACATGTTAAAGTATCAACAATTAAACTAGTTATGAACctctactcttttggtgttgaaaacctttttccaagaCTTTTCTTCTGTTAAAATTCGTCTTCTGAAACCCTTTTCTCCAGCCAAAAGTCTTCTAAGTCGTAATAAGCAAGAGAATTTATACTATCTGATTTTACCgcgttcacgtcgtgaaccataaggattcacgtcgtgaatgcgAGTTTTACGTATTCGACAAGGACTCTTTTACCCGCATGCATATCTTCTGGAATActctgctcacgtcgtgagtacgTTTTTTGCTGAGTTTTTCATCCTTCTTCCCTTCAAGCCTCCAAAGTTCCATGTTTTGTCAATTTCAGTCCCTATCTTCGAGAATGCTTCTATTTTGGCTGCAAATAACAATTTATCCATATAAGTACCATTATtttatgcaaataaccaaaatatcaataaaaatgtaaataaatattgcctaaaaatatgtataaatatgacaatatcaaaATAACCCACACTTGTTCTTTGCTTTCCCTCAAGCAAAtctaataaattcaaaattaaaccttCATTACTAGCATCACATAAAACAATCCAATTCtagctcagccattatgccaagacctcaacgcatgcatttgtgtctaaaatgttTCCTAAGTaacccccctcaattctaaatactcacaattctcataaacattcacccacttcttttgaacaatgctcattttatgcaaccctcagAATCCATCCTTAGAACGCtctctaacctcaaggtatttttgtaaaGCCACCCAAGCATAGATAAACTAGAGAATTACAAATTTTAGAAGATACCATAATATGGAGctcttgaattcttcacttcttgatattttgatctttgatttctttgaattcaccaagtttttatgtaattttgatatcttcaacttttgaaactTCAGAATTTTCGATCTTTGATCTTCATAATTTGATACTTTTATGCTCTAAAAACTCtttaatttttcacatttttggtaatttctctcttCTTTTACATGTACTCACATTTTTATATCactcaaaaacctacatgcttaagtacGGGCGCTttacttcaacccttattggttaagaTATTAGTCTATGTGCAAAGACTACATaagttttcctggatacatttcaggtttaggctgctaaacatattgcatcccacaaactaagcgaggttgtgtttttgtcccatgatttcactagaataaaggagaccacaaatgcactataacgcgTTTTGGATtaactaaacatttgagctctCATCAGATCATCCCAATGCAACACTAGCAACTTaagttcaaattattattactagaaccaatattagattattatttcaaatctatgaaaatttttaaatttcctaAGATTTATAGCAatttaattttttactttttagacctcctaccccacacttattacatacaatgccctcattgtatgcataaactaataaaagtaataaaagggagaaaaaggaacatactcccctgggatagtggcgtgatCGAACTCCATAAGTGTGGACAAAATGAGCATCTCGAATGTGGAACTTCTTCGAAATATGAACGTGGATGTTAATCCCGCGGAAGATGTAATAAGCATCAATAAAATATGGAATCGAGACTTCAAAATTCAACAAAGGTGGTGTAAATCTCCAAGCAAGGAGAATAATGTAggaaagcatacgccacattAAATGGTAAAGAAACCGAGCAAAAGTAATCTTCATAACAATCCCAAGAAGAAAAGTGGTGACCCATGTAGTAAAATGCATCAATGGGCTTCATCTTTGTGGAACTAcatgattcacgtcgtgaattctaaTAAGGACCATGACGTGAAATTGATAAAACGTGGAAAGTAGAAACCCATGAAAAATTGACTCACGAAGTGAATTTTAGGGAGTCACGACCTGAGTACTGGACATACAAAAAACAATTCTGTCTTCACCTCCTAACTTCAAACAAATGTCTTAATTGATTAAGACGTTGCTAATATATGATTTTATGACTCTTCTCTACACTTATCCTATCTcttgactcaccccacacttagttAAAATTGTGGGTCTCGACTCTTAACTCCTTAGACTCTAATGACATTTGTCTTACGAACACGACTCTTGTCTCGACTTTACTCCCTTCCAAAAACTCCTTAGCATgctgtaatcaaacaaccaaaagaaaataaaagtaacataataaTAAATCAACAAGTGTTTCAAAGTTCTCAAACAAATGAAAACCAAATAACTAGAAACTAAAAACTAAATCAAATCACTCATCCTCGTCATCATCATCAACTCCACTTGTACTTGCTCCATCTCCTCCTTGGTTTCTATATTCGCTCCACCGAGGGAAAATCGGGTAATGATTCCCCAAATGAGGAGGTTGCTCAACATGGAAATGTCGGATCATATTTTCCATTGTACCCCCAATCCAATTCACACTAAGTGAAAGCTGATCAAAATAGTCTGTCATATCACCCCCAAAGTTGGGTCCGCCAATGGGTGCTTGTTGCTGCACCGGTTGTCCTCGTTCACCTCTCCCTCTCACATTCCTTCACCTTGGCCGTGGTTGTGGCTGCTGCTCTGGTTGATCACCCTACTGCTCACCACCCTCATCATCTAATGCCAAAATACCCCGGTGAGATCCAAAGTTCCTAACAACCCGCATTGTCTCCAAATAACCCATGCTAAACTCATTCTCAGCCATGCAAGTCATGGAACGAGTGATATCAGGAACAAGCAAACCATACGATCGGGCCGAATGTGTAATGAATTGCCCTCCGCAAAATAGGCTCCCAGGATGAGAACTAGCAACAGAATCAACCAGAAAGCGTGCCAAAAAGTAAGGAATGTTGCAAAACACTCCCGACTGTAAGATACACCATAATAAGAATAGATTCTACTTCGTTATATTATCCCCATGCCTCTTGTGGTTGATGGAAAACATTATGAATCGGTGAAGTAATCGATGGATAGGGGACTGAATGCTGCTCTCGGGAGACACTCCAGAATTGAATATCCCATATGCAATATCATGCTAGAAACCAAACCCAGTAGCACCATCTGCATAACCTCTGACCGCCTCCCTCAAGAACATGCCAAACTCAGGAGTCATTGCCTCTTGGGGATTATATATCCCCACCCTCCAAGTAAACTTCACGAGGCTGCATTCATGGTACTCTCCCTTGAGACGGAATACCAAAGCTTGTTGATAATGAGGGTCTTGGACATTCTCTTGGAATGTCACTGTCGAGAAAAACTCCACAAAGAATTCCTTATAAACCCTTTCTTGAATGCGGAAAAGATTAAGCCACCCCAACAAGTAAACGAAAAACCATCTCCAATAAACATCTTCGTCAAAATGGGGACAGCCTATCCATAAGTCCAACTTCCCTCAAATGTGTCAAATTTACGGTGGGTGCAACTGCAATCTCTCTATTGTAAAGCCACCCCAAACGGATGTTCCAGCGGGTCAAAATTTCTCGGGACATTTTTGTTGGGAAATTGTAGAACGGATGTAAACATGCCACTCCAATTGGTACTTCCCTCTTAGGAGCCATTTCAAACTCGGGTCGCCTCCTGAGAAGCGCTTCTTCTTGAGGAGTcgtgagctggactccgtgcctcctaCGTTGAATCTTCAGATGAGTCCATCACCAGCTGGATTTTCTGCTCCTTCCATCGCCTCTTATATTTTTGGACTCGTCTAATGTATGCCTTTTTCGAATTTTTCTTTTTAGCTTTTGCCTTATCCATATCAGGCTTTCTTTTGGTACCTTTATTCTCCAATTTCTCTTTATTCTTCTTTAGCTCCATAGGAACTTTCTCTCCTTCACCACTAGACTAGTCACCTTTGATTTAACTTCTTCTTCATCACTCGACATTTCATCACTTTCCTCACTTATCAAAGATGTTGGTTTTGTGTAGGCAATGACTTCAACGAAAAATGGAACGGATGCTTTTGGTTTTATGCATTTGACTTGTTGAATTGTCTTGATTTCTTCCTCCATGATTTTTCTAATTCTTCAAGTTCATTATCTTCATCAATATTGAACACTTCACCTTTAACATCATATCCTTGAAATCAATCTTGTATTCCAAAATCTTCCTTATCATCACCGTCCCTCAATGGAAGCTTAGATTCACGAACATCAACTAAAGTGCCAAAAGTATTTAGCAAAGGGCGACCAAGAATGATTGGGATATTTGCATCCTCCTTCATATCCATAATTACAAAATCAACTGGGAAAACAAATTTCCCAATTTTAACAAGGATGTCTTCAACAATTCCCCTCGGGTGAGTCACCGAACGATTAGCCATGTGGATAGTCATTTTTGTTGCCTTCATTTTCTGAATATTTAGCTTTTGATAGAATGAGTAGAGCATCAAAtttatgctagccccagaatcagCTAAAGCATAAGCCTTCAAATTATttccaaactcacatggaagagtgaggcgtccaggatctcccatcttcttaggtaTCTCTCCCAATACAACCCTTGAACTTTGCTCATTAAGAATCACTTTAGAATTCTTCTTCAATTCATGTCGAGTGTCTATTAGATCTTGTAGGAACTTCGCGTATTCTGGAATTTTTTAAAGTGGATCAATAAAAGGAGTATTAATAGGAATACCCTTTATTTGTTGAATAAACTCCAGATGTTCCCTTTCCAGTGGACTAAGATGTGCTCGAGACGGGAATGGCAAAGGTGGTTTATAATCAGGAACAAATTCTGACTTTTTCTGTTCAGACCAGGCCCACGACGTGAGCATAGCGGACTCATGACATGAGTCTGATGTTTCAGCAATGTCTTCATTTTTGAgcttcggcttcttcagctttgGATTGGGCTGCTTTGGCTCCATTCTATTGCCTCTAAAAACTCAAAAATTGCCTCTTCTTAAGTATCAATAGCCATAACATGAGGTTGAGCTTTCTTTTCGGGAAGTTGTGAAGATAATTTATTATTCACAAAAGTAGTGAGTTGACCAACTTGGACTTCTAAACTATGAATCGATGCTTGATGATTTCTTAATGAAGCTTGCTGGTCAATTATCGTTTTGTGCTGTTCTTTCATCATATTTATGTGTTCCTTTAGCACTGCATCGGTATCATCATGTCTTCTCTCGGATGCTTCCATAAATTAGGTCAACATGTTTTCCATGTCTACTTTCTTCTCTGCTGGTGGTTGCTCTTTTTGGTAGAAGCCTTGGTCTGTCTGCttatatttttcttctttttgccTCTTGTACTCATCGTAAGGCAGCCACTCTTTCTTTGGTTTTctccattcttcatcaaacttgTCCCCACTTGATCAGCAAACTTGAGACTTCTTGTTCCCATATTCATCCAAATGGCAATCTTTAGTCAAGTGTGGCCTAGTGCATCTTTCACAACCAACTCTAATTGCATGAAttgattggtccatttgggtcagCCTTCGGTCCATATTATTTAGCATTGCCATCATAGCAGCCATCTCTTCAGAATGTGTACTCCCAACTCCCTTTACTCCTTCATTCCTTGGATTGTGGCATTCATGAGAATGCTTTGCAAATTCTTCAACTAATTCCTTGACTTCACCCGAATTTTTCTTTGTAAGTGGTCCTGGAGATCAAGGAGTTGCCTTGTCATTACATTGACCCCGTCATAGAATATGGACACTTCTTGTAGCGCTCCCAAGCCTTGTAAAGTGACTCCCCCAGGTTTTGCTCAAaattggctattgccttcttgagtttagctatcTTGGATGGTGGACAGAATGGGTCTAGAAACTAATCAAGCATTTGAGCCCATGTAGTGATTGTACCCGGTGGTAGTGCTTTTAACCAATCCTTAGCAGCTCCTTTAAAAGTAACAGGAAGCATCCTTAGCAAGACGGTATCTCTATTCACATTCGAGACATTGAATAATCagcaatgtcgttgacttcatctaAGTGCTTAAacgcatcctcatgatcttttccATAGAATGGGATATCCTTCAGTGCAGAAAGGATATGTTCtttcagctcgaatgtggcagtggcaggaatGGCAGGTTGTACTAAACCCAGACAAACATCATCTCTAATTCTCCTTCTGTAAGCTCacatggacatttcttcaataCTCACCATCTCGTTTCTTGGGTCGTTCTCGGGTTCACTTGTATAAAGTCCAAACTCGGCTTCGGATTCGTATTTGGATTCGTTTGGGATAGGTATTTGATCTAAGTCTTCAACCTTGTTCTTGtcctttgaagatgaactcgatccTTCCGTTTTCTTTCTCAACTTCTTTGAGAACACTGACTTGAGTTCTTGTAAGGGCGTCTTCTTTGGTGTTTGATCTTCTTTCACGTTCTTATCTTTCTTTTTGTGAAGGGCGGACTCTGGGTCTTCAATAGGTGGCACCAAAGGTGTGTTAGATCCCCTGGTCATGAACTACTGCAAAACAAACAAGATAaaaaaaacgtaaaactgaactaagaAAGTCAAACTAAACTAAGAAAATGAGGAATCACATGATTCACATCGTGAGCCTATAAAGCTCACATCGTGAGTTCTATAATGCCAGAAAAAaatgaaactgaacaaataactctttgcaggttttaccccacaaaa
The genomic region above belongs to Lactuca sativa cultivar Salinas chromosome 4, Lsat_Salinas_v11, whole genome shotgun sequence and contains:
- the LOC111904690 gene encoding uncharacterized protein LOC111904690; translated protein: MEPKQPNPKLKKPKLKNEDIAETSDSCHESAMLTSWAWSEQKKSEFVPDYKPPLPFPSRAHLSPLEREHLEFIQQIKEYAKFLQDLIDTRHELKKNSKVILNEQSSRAYALADSGASINLMLYSFYQKLNIQKMKATKMTIHMANRSVTHPRGIVEDILVKIGKFVFPVDFVIMDMKEDANIPIILGRPLLNTFGTLVDVRESKLPLRDGDDKEDFGIQD